The following are encoded together in the Pleurocapsa sp. FMAR1 genome:
- the psbZ gene encoding photosystem II reaction center protein PsbZ, with amino-acid sequence MTILFQLALAVLVLFSFVMVIGVPVAYASPQNWEQSKSLIYVGSGIWTVLVIAVAVLNFFVI; translated from the coding sequence ATGACTATTTTATTTCAGTTGGCATTAGCTGTTTTAGTTTTATTTTCGTTTGTCATGGTAATTGGCGTGCCAGTTGCCTATGCTTCCCCCCAGAACTGGGAACAGTCCAAATCCTTGATCTACGTTGGTTCGGGAATTTGGACTGTTTTGGTTATAGCAGTTGCTGTTTTAAACTTTTTTGTTATTTAA
- the malQ gene encoding 4-alpha-glucanotransferase has translation MLDFRASGVLLHPTSLPSRFGIGDLGGNAYQFIDFLANSDQQIWQILPIGPTGYGNSPYLSYSALAGNPLLISPEILQGQGLLTTEELDRLPDFPVDHVDFGSVIDSKMPLLRLASDRFKEQGSETDKEFQRFCDGQNDWLSDYALFMSLKKVHNNASWNQWSQDIAYRQPQAMVKWANELADEIFFHKFVQYQFFSQWKNLKHYANQKGVKIFGDIPIYVAHDSVDVWAHNKIFCLDQKTGEATLMAGVPPDYFSATGQLWGNPVYNWEELAKTDFKWWIRRVEGILEYVDIIRIDHFRGLQAYWAVPQGADTAMDGTWLEAPGDEFFQQLEKQLGKLPIVAEDLGVITPEVEALRDKFGFPGMKIIQFAFDSDRDNGFLPYNYTDRNCVVYTGSHDNNTTVGWYEQRSPEDKAKVIDYLGCIGQDGIHWALIRMALASVGNTVVLPFQDILGLGTDAKMNTPAQPTGNWSWRCRVEAFNDELSGRLRHLTYLYGRTPVNIEH, from the coding sequence ATGTTAGATTTTCGAGCTAGCGGTGTTCTGCTTCATCCAACTTCTCTGCCTAGCCGTTTTGGCATCGGCGATTTGGGCGGGAACGCATATCAATTTATCGACTTTTTAGCCAACAGCGACCAACAGATATGGCAAATTTTGCCAATTGGACCCACTGGTTACGGAAACTCACCATATCTATCTTATTCTGCTTTGGCAGGAAATCCGCTATTAATTAGCCCTGAAATTTTACAAGGTCAAGGATTATTGACCACGGAAGAATTAGACAGACTACCTGACTTTCCTGTAGATCATGTTGATTTTGGCTCGGTAATTGATAGTAAAATGCCTTTGTTACGACTGGCAAGCGATCGCTTTAAAGAACAGGGTTCAGAAACAGATAAAGAATTTCAACGCTTTTGTGATGGTCAAAATGACTGGTTAAGTGACTATGCTCTGTTTATGTCCCTCAAGAAGGTTCATAATAATGCCAGTTGGAATCAATGGTCACAAGATATTGCTTATCGTCAGCCTCAAGCCATGGTCAAGTGGGCAAATGAGTTGGCTGACGAGATATTCTTTCACAAATTTGTCCAGTATCAGTTTTTCTCTCAATGGAAGAACCTCAAGCACTATGCTAATCAAAAAGGAGTAAAAATATTTGGCGATATTCCTATTTACGTGGCGCACGATAGCGTTGATGTTTGGGCGCACAACAAAATCTTTTGTTTAGATCAAAAAACGGGAGAAGCAACATTAATGGCTGGTGTTCCTCCAGATTACTTTAGTGCCACTGGTCAACTCTGGGGTAATCCTGTCTACAACTGGGAAGAACTAGCCAAAACAGACTTTAAGTGGTGGATTAGGAGAGTTGAAGGCATCCTAGAATATGTAGACATTATTCGTATTGACCATTTTAGAGGGCTTCAAGCATACTGGGCAGTGCCTCAAGGAGCAGATACGGCAATGGACGGTACATGGCTTGAGGCTCCTGGAGATGAATTTTTTCAACAGTTAGAAAAACAACTGGGTAAGCTACCAATTGTGGCGGAAGATTTGGGAGTAATCACGCCAGAGGTAGAAGCGTTGCGTGACAAATTTGGTTTTCCAGGCATGAAAATTATTCAGTTTGCCTTTGATTCTGACCGTGACAATGGTTTTTTACCTTATAACTATACAGACCGCAACTGTGTTGTTTACACTGGTTCTCACGATAACAATACTACTGTAGGCTGGTATGAACAGCGATCGCCTGAAGATAAGGCTAAGGTCATAGACTACTTAGGCTGTATTGGTCAAGATGGTATTCACTGGGCATTAATTCGCATGGCACTGGCTTCTGTGGGAAATACGGTGGTGTTGCCGTTTCAAGATATTCTAGGATTAGGTACAGATGCTAAAATGAATACTCCTGCTCAACCTACAGGAAATTGGTCTTGGCGTTGTCGGGTAGAGGCATTCAATGACGAGTTGAGCGGTCGCTTGCGACATCTAACTTATCTTTATGGACGCACGCCAGTGAACATTGAGCATTGA